One genomic segment of Bradyrhizobium diazoefficiens includes these proteins:
- a CDS encoding primosomal protein N', with amino-acid sequence MDHSSRSNAAPATATRMVDVLVPVALDQTYSYKVPRGMELKAGDLVGVPLGPREVLAVVWAENANPDPRLHNRLKEVSEKLDVPPLKPELRQVVDWVANYTLSPRGMVLRMCLRMGENLGPERVRAGVRLTGDPPKRLTPARQRVIELLSDRLLHGKSEVVKEAGVSAGVIDGLVDEGTLTVEPMPPPPPPPSPDPDFGRPDFTQLQRAAVDTMRALAANGTFHVALLDGVTGSGKTEVYFEAVAEAIRRGKQSLILMPEIALTGQFLDRFAQRFGVRPIEWHSELTPRTRARNWAAISEGSAPVVVGARSALFLPYANLGLIVVDEEHDQAYKQDEGVHYHARDMAVVRAHIAKIPVVLASATPSVESEVNARKNRYQRIALPSRFGGQHMPHIEAIDMRREPPARGRYISPRLAGEIRTAIERREQALLFLNRRGYAPLTLCRACGHRFACTICDAWLVDHRFRQRLVCHHCGFSVPRPHICPNCSAEESLVAVGPGVERLQEEAAALFPEARTMVLSSDLITSIETMRSELAEIAQGRVDIIIGTQLVAKGHNFPRLNLVGVVDADLGLSNGDPRAAERTWQLLNQVIGRAGREQGRGVGYLQTHQPNHPVMKALIACDREAFYDSEIDLREKTLYPPFGRLASLIISAGDRPSAEGFGRRLVTLAPRDERVVVLGPAEAPLAVIKGRYRFRILVKSARGFDLSDYLRNWLAVCPKPTGNQKLEVDVDPQSFL; translated from the coding sequence ATGGATCATTCGTCGCGCAGCAACGCCGCCCCCGCCACCGCGACCCGCATGGTCGACGTGCTGGTGCCGGTCGCGCTCGACCAGACCTATTCCTACAAGGTGCCGCGCGGGATGGAGCTGAAGGCCGGCGATCTCGTCGGCGTGCCGCTCGGGCCGCGCGAGGTGCTCGCCGTGGTCTGGGCCGAAAACGCCAATCCGGATCCGCGCCTGCACAACCGCCTCAAGGAGGTCAGCGAGAAGCTCGACGTCCCGCCGCTCAAGCCAGAGCTGCGCCAGGTCGTCGACTGGGTCGCGAATTACACGCTGAGCCCGCGCGGGATGGTGCTGCGCATGTGCCTGCGCATGGGCGAGAACCTCGGCCCCGAGCGGGTCCGCGCCGGCGTACGCTTGACTGGTGATCCGCCAAAACGGCTGACGCCGGCGCGGCAGCGCGTGATCGAGCTGTTGTCGGACCGGCTGCTGCACGGCAAGTCGGAAGTCGTCAAGGAGGCCGGCGTTTCCGCCGGCGTGATCGACGGCCTCGTCGACGAAGGCACGCTGACGGTCGAGCCGATGCCGCCGCCTCCGCCGCCACCTAGCCCCGATCCGGATTTTGGCCGGCCGGATTTCACACAGCTGCAGCGCGCCGCGGTCGATACGATGCGCGCCCTTGCGGCCAACGGCACCTTCCACGTCGCGCTGCTCGATGGCGTCACCGGCTCCGGCAAGACCGAGGTCTATTTCGAAGCGGTCGCTGAAGCGATCCGCCGCGGAAAACAGTCGCTGATCCTGATGCCGGAGATCGCGCTCACCGGCCAGTTCCTCGACCGCTTTGCGCAGCGCTTCGGCGTGCGCCCGATCGAATGGCACTCCGAGCTGACGCCGCGCACCCGCGCGCGCAATTGGGCAGCAATCTCCGAGGGCTCAGCGCCGGTCGTGGTCGGCGCGCGCTCGGCGCTGTTTCTGCCTTATGCCAACCTCGGTCTCATCGTGGTCGATGAGGAGCACGATCAGGCCTACAAGCAGGATGAGGGCGTGCATTACCACGCCCGCGACATGGCGGTGGTGCGCGCGCATATCGCAAAGATCCCGGTCGTGCTGGCCTCGGCGACGCCCTCGGTCGAATCCGAGGTCAATGCGCGCAAGAACCGCTATCAGCGCATTGCGTTGCCCTCGCGTTTCGGCGGCCAGCACATGCCGCATATCGAAGCCATCGACATGCGCCGCGAGCCGCCCGCGCGCGGCCGCTATATCTCGCCGCGGCTTGCTGGCGAAATCAGGACCGCGATCGAGCGGCGCGAGCAGGCGCTCTTGTTCCTCAACCGCCGCGGCTACGCACCGCTGACGCTGTGCCGCGCCTGCGGCCATCGCTTCGCCTGCACCATCTGCGATGCCTGGCTGGTCGATCACAGATTCCGCCAGCGCCTCGTCTGTCATCATTGTGGCTTCTCGGTGCCGCGCCCGCATATCTGTCCGAACTGCTCGGCCGAGGAATCGCTGGTCGCAGTCGGTCCCGGCGTCGAGCGTTTGCAAGAAGAGGCCGCCGCGCTGTTCCCCGAAGCGCGCACCATGGTGCTGTCGAGCGATCTCATCACCTCGATCGAGACCATGCGGAGCGAGCTCGCCGAGATCGCGCAGGGCCGCGTCGACATCATCATCGGCACGCAGCTCGTGGCCAAGGGCCACAATTTTCCGCGGTTGAATCTGGTCGGCGTGGTCGACGCCGATCTCGGCCTCTCCAACGGCGATCCGCGCGCGGCGGAACGCACCTGGCAATTGCTCAACCAGGTGATCGGCCGCGCCGGCCGCGAGCAGGGCCGCGGCGTCGGCTATCTCCAGACCCACCAGCCCAATCATCCCGTGATGAAAGCGCTGATCGCCTGCGACCGCGAGGCCTTTTACGACAGCGAGATCGATCTGCGCGAGAAGACGCTCTATCCGCCGTTCGGACGCCTCGCGAGCCTGATCATCTCCGCCGGCGACCGCCCGAGTGCCGAAGGTTTTGGCCGCCGCCTCGTGACGCTCGCGCCGCGCGACGAGCGCGTGGTGGTGCTGGGCCCGGCGGAAGCCCCGCTCGCCGTCATCAAGGGCCGCTACCGCTTCCGCATCCTGGTGAAATCGGCGCGCGGCTTCGATCTCTCGGACTATTTGCGCAACTGGCTCGCGGTCTGCCCGAAGCCGACTGGCAATCAAAAGCTAGAGGTGGACGTCGACCCGCAGAGCTTTTTGTAA
- a CDS encoding IS481 family transposase translates to MDERVRFISDQRTGLWTMTELCERYEISRKTGYKWLERYRLEGPAGLADRSHAARVHGRATPQHIVDAIVGLRLERPSWGPRKIVSKLEARQGDVDWPSASTAGGILKRAGLVSNRRTRRRAPPRMGQLTVPQHANHVWALDHKGWIRLGDGSRVEPFTVTDGFSRYLISLAATGSTQHAECQPLLERAFREYGLPQIIRSDNGSPFASTGTTGLTALSVWWIKLGIRHERIDPGHPQQNGRHERFHLTLLEAMQPPPPTQAAQARRFAAFVRDYNEERPHESLGQRPPASVYQPSSRAMPRRLPEPDYPAEAAVRQVRSNGEIKWRGELIHISSALIGEAVAVEEAADGQWQVRFFHIPIGIIDQKTRRLRRCASAAPQPTKP, encoded by the coding sequence ATGGACGAACGAGTTCGCTTCATCTCGGATCAGCGAACCGGCTTGTGGACGATGACGGAGCTTTGCGAGCGCTACGAGATTAGCCGCAAGACCGGTTATAAGTGGCTGGAGCGCTACCGGTTGGAAGGACCTGCCGGGCTGGCGGATCGCTCCCATGCCGCGCGGGTTCATGGACGGGCGACACCACAGCACATCGTGGATGCGATTGTGGGGCTGCGGCTTGAGCGGCCGAGCTGGGGACCGCGCAAGATCGTCAGCAAACTTGAGGCTCGCCAAGGGGACGTCGATTGGCCGTCGGCCTCGACGGCGGGCGGGATTCTCAAACGGGCGGGACTGGTGAGCAACCGTCGGACCCGGCGGCGTGCGCCGCCGCGCATGGGGCAACTGACGGTGCCTCAGCATGCCAACCATGTATGGGCGCTCGATCACAAGGGCTGGATCCGCCTGGGCGACGGATCTCGCGTTGAACCGTTCACGGTGACCGATGGCTTCAGCCGCTATTTGATTAGCCTGGCGGCGACGGGCAGCACGCAACATGCCGAGTGCCAACCGCTGCTGGAGCGGGCGTTTCGCGAGTACGGCTTGCCGCAGATCATCCGCTCCGACAACGGCTCGCCGTTCGCCTCGACCGGAACCACGGGCCTGACGGCACTGTCGGTATGGTGGATCAAGCTTGGCATCCGCCATGAACGGATTGATCCCGGCCATCCACAGCAGAACGGCCGCCACGAGCGTTTTCACCTCACGCTTCTGGAGGCCATGCAGCCGCCGCCGCCGACCCAGGCCGCGCAGGCTCGTCGCTTCGCGGCATTCGTGCGCGACTACAACGAAGAACGACCGCACGAGTCACTTGGCCAGCGCCCACCTGCCAGCGTCTATCAGCCTTCGTCTCGTGCGATGCCGAGGCGGCTTCCGGAGCCGGATTATCCAGCCGAAGCCGCGGTGCGCCAGGTCCGCTCCAACGGCGAGATCAAGTGGCGCGGCGAACTCATTCACATCTCCAGCGCTCTCATTGGTGAGGCCGTTGCCGTCGAGGAGGCCGCCGATGGGCAATGGCAAGTGCGCTTCTTCCACATACCGATCGGCATCATCGACCAGAAAACACGCAGGCTGCGGCGCTGCGCTAGCGCAGCGCCGCAGCCGACCAAACCATGA
- a CDS encoding septal ring lytic transglycosylase RlpA family protein produces the protein MLSLKTLGSVTRPRTAIAFVAATLIVGGTATEASAKSRPHRHSHHHRHHAQADTNSGPDWRNANAAMTPSSGTGRSFSGMASYYGNESGSRTASGQRFNQNALTAAHRSLPFGTKLRVTHGGQSVIVTVNDRGPFVRGRVLDLSTGAARAIGLTGAGVGRVTAEVVS, from the coding sequence ATGCTATCTTTGAAGACGCTGGGCTCTGTGACCCGGCCGCGCACGGCGATTGCCTTTGTTGCCGCAACTCTCATCGTCGGTGGAACTGCCACCGAAGCTTCCGCGAAATCCCGGCCTCACCGCCACTCTCACCATCACCGCCACCACGCCCAGGCCGACACCAATTCCGGCCCGGATTGGCGCAACGCCAATGCGGCGATGACGCCGTCCTCCGGCACCGGCCGCAGCTTCTCGGGCATGGCTTCCTACTACGGCAACGAGTCCGGCAGCCGGACCGCGTCGGGCCAGCGCTTCAACCAGAACGCCTTGACCGCGGCGCACCGTTCGCTGCCGTTCGGCACCAAGCTGCGCGTCACCCATGGCGGCCAGAGCGTCATCGTTACCGTCAACGACCGTGGCCCGTTCGTGCGCGGCCGTGTCCTCGACCTCTCCACGGGCGCCGCGCGTGCCATCGGCCTCACCGGTGCTGGTGTCGGCCGCGTCACCGCGGAAGTCGTCTCCTAA
- a CDS encoding F0F1 ATP synthase subunit delta, giving the protein MAAEDTSVSGVSGRYATALFELARDQKVVDEVKADLDKFEALLNESADLKRLVRSPVFAADAQSRALSAVLDKAGIAGISANFLKVLTANRRLFAVSDVLRAYRALVARFKGETTADVTVAEALSDKNLDALKVALKSVTGKDVALNVKVDPAIIGGLVVKLGSRMVDGSLRTKLNSIKHAMKEAG; this is encoded by the coding sequence GTGGCTGCAGAAGATACGTCCGTTTCCGGTGTGTCGGGCCGTTATGCAACGGCCTTGTTTGAACTGGCCCGCGACCAGAAAGTGGTCGACGAGGTCAAAGCCGATCTCGATAAATTCGAGGCCCTGCTGAACGAGAGCGCCGATCTCAAGCGCCTCGTCCGCAGCCCGGTGTTCGCGGCCGACGCCCAGTCCAGGGCCCTGTCGGCGGTGCTGGACAAGGCCGGCATTGCCGGCATCTCCGCCAATTTTCTCAAAGTGCTGACCGCCAACCGCCGCCTCTTCGCGGTGTCCGACGTCCTCCGCGCCTATCGCGCCCTCGTCGCCAGGTTCAAGGGCGAGACGACGGCCGACGTCACGGTGGCGGAAGCACTCTCCGACAAGAATCTCGACGCCCTCAAGGTTGCCCTGAAGTCGGTGACCGGCAAGGACGTCGCGCTGAACGTGAAAGTCGATCCCGCGATCATCGGTGGCCTCGTCGTCAAGCTGGGCAGCCGCATGGTCGATGGTTCGCTTCGCACCAAACTCAATTCGATCAAGCACGCGATGAAAGAGGCAGGCTGA
- the atpA gene encoding F0F1 ATP synthase subunit alpha, giving the protein MDIRAAEISAILKDQIKNFGQEAEVSEVGQVLSVGDGIARVYGLDNVQAGEMVEFENGTRGMALNLETDNVGVVIFGADREIKEGQTVKRTRAIVDAPVGKGLLGRVVDALGNPIDGKGPIQADKRMRVDVKAPGIIPRKSVSEPMATGLKAIDALIPIGRGQRELIIGDRQTGKTAIALDTILNQKPLNAQPDENIKLYCVYVAVGQKRSTVAQFVKVLEEQGALEYSIVVAATASDPAPMQYIAPFTACTMGEFFRDNGMHAVIIYDDLSKQAVAYRQMSLLLRRPPGREAYPGDVFYLHSRLLERAAKLSKDHGSGSLTALPVIETQANDVSAYIPTNVISITDGQIFLETDLFFQGIRPAVNVGLSVSRVGSSAQTKATKKVAGKIKGELAQYREMAAFAQFGSDLDASTQRLLNRGSRLTELLKQPQFSPLKMEEQVCVIWAGTNGYLDPLPVNKVRGFEDGLLSLLRGKHVDILNTIRDSRDLSDDTAAKLKSVVEGFAKSFA; this is encoded by the coding sequence ATGGACATCCGCGCCGCGGAAATTTCCGCGATCCTCAAGGACCAGATCAAGAATTTCGGCCAGGAAGCTGAAGTCTCCGAAGTCGGACAGGTGCTGTCCGTCGGCGACGGCATCGCCCGCGTCTACGGTCTGGACAACGTCCAGGCCGGTGAAATGGTCGAGTTCGAGAACGGCACCCGCGGCATGGCGCTGAACCTCGAGACCGACAATGTCGGTGTCGTTATTTTCGGTGCCGACCGCGAGATCAAGGAAGGCCAGACCGTCAAGCGCACCCGCGCCATCGTGGACGCGCCGGTCGGCAAGGGCCTGCTCGGCCGCGTCGTCGACGCGCTCGGCAACCCGATCGACGGCAAAGGCCCGATCCAGGCCGACAAGCGCATGCGCGTCGACGTCAAGGCACCCGGCATCATTCCGCGCAAGTCGGTGAGCGAGCCGATGGCGACCGGCCTCAAGGCGATCGACGCCCTGATCCCGATCGGCCGCGGCCAGCGCGAGTTGATCATCGGCGACCGCCAGACCGGCAAGACCGCGATCGCGCTCGACACCATCCTGAACCAGAAGCCGCTCAACGCGCAGCCCGATGAGAACATCAAGCTGTACTGCGTCTACGTCGCGGTCGGCCAGAAGCGCTCCACCGTCGCCCAGTTCGTGAAGGTGCTGGAAGAGCAGGGCGCGCTCGAATACTCGATCGTCGTCGCCGCCACCGCGTCGGATCCGGCGCCGATGCAGTACATCGCGCCGTTCACCGCCTGCACCATGGGCGAATTTTTCCGCGACAACGGCATGCATGCCGTCATCATCTATGACGATCTGTCCAAGCAGGCCGTCGCCTACCGCCAGATGTCGCTGCTGCTGCGCCGCCCGCCGGGCCGCGAAGCCTATCCCGGTGACGTGTTCTATCTGCATTCCCGCCTGCTCGAGCGCGCGGCGAAGCTCAGCAAGGACCACGGCTCGGGCTCGCTGACGGCGCTGCCTGTTATCGAAACCCAGGCCAACGACGTGTCGGCCTACATCCCGACCAACGTCATCTCGATTACCGACGGTCAGATCTTCCTGGAAACCGACCTGTTCTTCCAGGGCATCCGTCCCGCGGTGAACGTCGGTCTGTCGGTGTCGCGCGTCGGCTCCTCGGCGCAGACCAAGGCCACCAAGAAGGTCGCCGGCAAGATCAAGGGCGAGCTCGCGCAGTACCGCGAAATGGCGGCGTTCGCGCAGTTCGGCTCCGACTTGGACGCCTCGACCCAGCGCCTGCTCAACCGCGGTTCGCGCCTGACCGAGCTCCTGAAGCAGCCGCAGTTCTCGCCGCTGAAGATGGAAGAGCAGGTCTGCGTGATCTGGGCCGGCACCAACGGCTATCTCGATCCGCTCCCGGTCAACAAGGTGCGTGGGTTCGAGGACGGCCTGCTGTCGCTGCTGCGCGGCAAGCATGTCGACATCCTCAACACGATCCGCGACAGCCGTGACCTCTCGGATGACACCGCCGCCAAGCTGAAGTCGGTGGTCGAAGGTTTCGCGAAGAGCTTCGCGTAA
- a CDS encoding F0F1 ATP synthase subunit gamma, with protein sequence MASLKDMRVRIASTKATQKITKAMQMVAASKLRRAQTAAEAARPYADKMSAVISNIASAAAGSPGAPTLLAGTGRDQVHLLLVCTGERGLSGAFNSSIVRLARERALALIAQGKEVKFFCVGRKGYEQLRRQFDKQIVEHLDLRSVRQLGFVNAEDIAKKVLARFDAGEFDVCTLFFSRFKSVIAQIPTAQQVIPLVVEEGAAASTTSYEYEPEEDEILTRLLPRNLAVQIFRALLENNASFYGAQMSAMDNATRNAGEMIRKQTLVYNRTRQAQITKELIEIISGAEAV encoded by the coding sequence ATGGCGTCACTTAAAGACATGCGCGTCCGCATCGCCTCCACCAAGGCGACGCAAAAGATCACCAAGGCCATGCAGATGGTCGCAGCCTCCAAGCTGCGCCGCGCGCAGACCGCGGCGGAAGCTGCGCGTCCCTATGCCGACAAGATGAGCGCGGTGATCTCCAACATCGCCAGCGCCGCTGCGGGCTCGCCCGGCGCGCCGACGCTGCTGGCCGGCACCGGCCGCGATCAGGTTCACCTGCTGCTGGTCTGCACCGGCGAGCGCGGCCTATCAGGCGCCTTCAACTCCTCGATCGTGCGCCTGGCCCGCGAGCGCGCCCTGGCGCTGATCGCGCAGGGCAAGGAAGTGAAATTCTTCTGCGTCGGCCGCAAGGGCTACGAGCAGCTCCGCCGCCAGTTCGACAAGCAGATCGTCGAGCATCTCGATTTGCGCAGCGTCCGCCAGCTCGGTTTCGTCAACGCCGAGGACATCGCCAAGAAGGTTCTGGCGCGCTTCGATGCCGGCGAGTTCGACGTCTGCACGCTGTTCTTCTCGCGCTTCAAGTCGGTCATCGCGCAGATCCCGACCGCCCAGCAGGTCATCCCGCTGGTGGTCGAGGAAGGCGCTGCCGCCAGCACGACCTCCTACGAATACGAGCCGGAAGAGGACGAGATTCTCACGCGTCTTCTGCCGCGCAATCTCGCGGTCCAGATCTTCCGCGCGCTGCTCGAGAACAACGCTTCGTTCTACGGCGCGCAGATGAGCGCGATGGACAATGCGACGCGCAACGCCGGCGAAATGATCCGCAAGCAGACGCTGGTCTACAACCGCACGCGTCAGGCGCAGATCACCAAGGAACTGATCGAAATCATCTCGGGCGCCGAGGCCGTCTAG
- the atpD gene encoding F0F1 ATP synthase subunit beta, with the protein MAAQVGRVTQVIGAVVDVQFEGHLPAILNSLETKNGGNRLVLEVAQHLGESTVRTIAMDTTEGLVRGQEVTDTGAPIRVPVGEGTLGRIINVIGEPIDEAGPVKTDGLRAIHQEAPTYTDQSTEAEILVTGIKVVDLLAPYAKGGKIGLFGGAGVGKTVLIQELINNVAKAHGGYSVFAGVGERTREGNDLYHEFIESKVNADPKNPDPSVKSKCALVFGQMNEPPGARARVALTGLTIAEDFRDKGQDVLFFVDNIFRFTQAGSEVSALLGRIPSAVGYQPTLATDMGALQERITTTQKGSITSVQAIYVPADDLTDPAPATSFAHLDATTTLSRSIAEKGIYPAVDPLDSTSRMLSPLVVGEEHYAVARQVQQVLQRYKALQDIIAILGMDELSEEDKLTVARARKVERFMSQPFHVAEIFTGSPGKFVDLADTIKGFKGLVEGKYDHLPEAAFYMVGTIEEAVEKGKKLAAEAA; encoded by the coding sequence ATGGCAGCCCAGGTCGGTCGCGTCACCCAGGTCATCGGCGCCGTCGTCGACGTGCAGTTCGAAGGCCACCTCCCGGCCATTCTCAATTCGCTCGAGACCAAGAACGGCGGCAACCGCCTGGTGCTCGAAGTCGCCCAGCATCTCGGCGAGTCCACCGTCCGCACCATCGCGATGGACACCACCGAAGGTCTGGTCCGCGGCCAGGAAGTCACCGACACCGGCGCTCCGATCCGCGTTCCCGTCGGCGAAGGCACGCTCGGCCGCATCATCAACGTCATCGGCGAGCCGATCGACGAAGCCGGTCCGGTCAAGACCGATGGCCTGCGCGCGATCCACCAGGAAGCCCCGACCTACACCGACCAGTCGACCGAGGCCGAAATTCTCGTCACCGGCATCAAGGTCGTGGATCTGCTCGCGCCCTATGCCAAGGGCGGCAAGATCGGCCTGTTCGGCGGCGCCGGCGTCGGCAAGACCGTGCTGATCCAGGAGCTGATCAACAACGTCGCGAAGGCGCACGGCGGTTACTCCGTGTTCGCCGGCGTCGGCGAGCGGACCCGCGAGGGCAACGACCTCTATCACGAGTTCATCGAGTCCAAGGTCAATGCCGATCCGAAGAATCCGGATCCGAGCGTGAAGTCGAAGTGCGCGCTGGTGTTCGGCCAGATGAACGAGCCGCCCGGCGCCCGCGCCCGCGTTGCGCTCACTGGTCTCACCATCGCGGAAGACTTCCGCGACAAGGGCCAGGACGTGCTGTTCTTCGTCGACAACATCTTCCGCTTCACCCAGGCCGGCTCGGAAGTGTCGGCGCTCTTGGGTCGTATTCCTTCGGCGGTGGGTTATCAGCCGACGCTCGCCACCGACATGGGCGCGCTGCAGGAACGCATCACCACCACGCAGAAGGGCTCGATCACCTCGGTGCAGGCCATCTACGTTCCGGCCGACGACTTGACCGACCCGGCGCCCGCGACCTCGTTCGCGCATCTTGACGCGACTACCACGCTGTCGCGTTCGATCGCCGAAAAGGGCATCTATCCGGCGGTGGACCCGCTCGATTCGACCTCGCGCATGCTCTCCCCGCTGGTCGTCGGCGAGGAGCATTACGCCGTCGCCCGTCAGGTCCAGCAGGTGCTGCAGCGCTACAAGGCGCTTCAGGACATCATCGCCATTCTCGGCATGGACGAGCTGTCGGAAGAGGACAAGCTGACCGTGGCCCGCGCCCGCAAGGTCGAGCGCTTCATGTCGCAGCCGTTCCACGTCGCCGAAATCTTCACGGGCTCGCCGGGCAAGTTCGTCGACCTCGCCGACACCATCAAGGGCTTCAAGGGCCTGGTGGAAGGCAAGTACGATCACCTGCCGGAAGCCGCCTTCTACATGGTCGGCACCATCGAAGAGGCGGTCGAGAAGGGCAAGAAGCTGGCGGCGGAAGCTGCCTGA
- a CDS encoding F0F1 ATP synthase subunit epsilon, whose product MATFHFDLVSPEKLAFSGEVDQVDVPGVEGDFGVLAGHAPVVAAIRPGILTITTAGRHEKVIVLGGLAEVSESGLTVLADVATSLAELDRAQFAETISEMEEGLKEHEGSELDQAIERLDHFKSIQQQLSSTAMH is encoded by the coding sequence ATGGCCACCTTCCATTTCGATCTCGTCTCTCCGGAAAAGCTCGCCTTCTCGGGCGAGGTCGATCAGGTCGACGTTCCCGGCGTCGAGGGTGATTTCGGCGTGCTGGCGGGTCATGCACCGGTCGTGGCTGCGATCCGCCCGGGCATCCTCACCATCACCACCGCCGGCAGGCACGAGAAGGTCATCGTGCTCGGCGGCCTCGCTGAAGTCTCCGAAAGCGGTCTGACCGTGCTCGCCGACGTCGCGACCTCGCTGGCCGAACTCGACCGTGCCCAGTTCGCCGAGACCATCTCGGAGATGGAAGAAGGCCTGAAGGAGCACGAGGGCAGCGAGCTCGATCAAGCCATCGAGCGGCTCGACCACTTCAAGAGCATTCAGCAGCAGCTCAGCTCCACGGCTATGCACTAA
- a CDS encoding adenylate/guanylate cyclase domain-containing protein, translated as MKRKIAAIFAADIAGYSRLVAEDEEETLRRLASYREVIDDFIAKANGRIFNTAGDAVLAEFPSAVDAVRCAIDIQESLRTRNMAYPPSRQMSFRIGITIGDVVERNGDLLGDGVNIAARLEGLAEVGGICVSRAVHEQVANKLSVQFADIGAQEVKNIPTPVHAYMVAMRREDGTYAKPQLKKPASKLAAAPVWMWPLVVAIVSIVAIGVSGFLYNTKLKQGATVAATPAAAPSAAPTAVAAAPSPRPSQSAKMPVMPMAPANAAMAPMPSPSAAPATGKLAADSVPFINERVRNYLAGDYAAAGDYKAFALNIAGFTGSALNQPNEEAARNMALEQCQKRADAAQSPRHCELYALGDTIVYTRGKPPMPQAPYFRHDPMTERAFASKDFPIVREQQRVRLENMFVPAAKSRTIALGPGGQYFMVLGASSAEESARRSLESCGAVAGVACMIVAVDDNFVVPIPSLLRITGFFHAASNASIVADARDEVVRRLGDAMGWNAVAVGAAGRPGLGLKAADEQTAVNSALAECAKRDSDCHVIAIGPFTVGPTN; from the coding sequence ATGAAGCGCAAGATCGCAGCGATTTTCGCAGCCGATATTGCCGGTTACTCAAGACTGGTCGCGGAGGACGAAGAGGAGACGCTGCGGCGTCTCGCCTCCTATCGCGAGGTCATCGACGATTTCATCGCGAAAGCGAACGGGCGCATCTTCAACACGGCCGGCGATGCCGTGCTCGCGGAATTTCCGAGCGCGGTGGACGCGGTGCGCTGCGCGATCGACATCCAGGAGTCCTTGCGGACCCGCAACATGGCCTATCCGCCGAGCCGGCAGATGTCGTTCCGCATCGGCATCACCATCGGCGATGTGGTCGAGCGCAACGGCGATCTGTTGGGGGACGGCGTCAACATCGCGGCGCGGCTCGAAGGGCTGGCCGAGGTCGGCGGCATCTGCGTCTCCCGGGCCGTGCACGAGCAGGTCGCCAACAAGCTCTCGGTGCAATTCGCCGATATCGGCGCGCAGGAGGTCAAGAACATCCCGACGCCCGTGCACGCCTACATGGTGGCGATGCGGCGCGAGGACGGCACCTACGCCAAGCCGCAGCTGAAGAAACCGGCCTCCAAGCTCGCTGCCGCGCCGGTGTGGATGTGGCCGCTGGTCGTTGCCATTGTCTCGATCGTCGCCATCGGCGTCAGCGGCTTCCTCTACAACACCAAGCTCAAGCAGGGCGCAACCGTCGCGGCGACGCCGGCTGCCGCGCCAAGCGCTGCGCCGACCGCGGTGGCCGCCGCGCCGAGCCCAAGGCCGTCGCAATCTGCAAAGATGCCGGTGATGCCGATGGCTCCGGCGAATGCCGCGATGGCTCCGATGCCGTCACCATCCGCAGCGCCGGCGACAGGCAAGCTCGCCGCCGACAGCGTGCCTTTCATCAATGAGCGCGTCCGCAATTACCTCGCCGGCGACTACGCCGCGGCCGGCGACTACAAGGCTTTCGCGCTCAACATCGCCGGGTTCACCGGCTCTGCGCTGAATCAGCCGAACGAGGAAGCCGCGCGCAACATGGCGCTCGAGCAGTGCCAGAAGCGCGCCGATGCCGCGCAATCGCCGCGGCACTGCGAGCTCTATGCGCTCGGCGACACCATCGTCTACACCCGCGGCAAGCCGCCGATGCCTCAGGCTCCCTATTTCCGGCACGATCCCATGACCGAACGGGCCTTCGCATCGAAGGATTTTCCGATCGTGCGCGAGCAGCAAAGGGTCCGGCTCGAGAACATGTTCGTGCCCGCGGCGAAATCCCGGACCATCGCCCTCGGCCCGGGCGGACAATACTTCATGGTGCTGGGCGCATCGTCCGCCGAGGAATCGGCGCGGCGTTCGCTGGAATCGTGCGGCGCCGTCGCCGGCGTTGCCTGCATGATCGTCGCGGTCGACGACAATTTCGTCGTGCCGATCCCGAGCCTGCTCAGGATCACCGGCTTCTTCCACGCCGCGAGCAATGCCTCGATCGTGGCCGATGCGCGCGACGAGGTCGTGCGCAGGCTCGGCGATGCCATGGGCTGGAACGCCGTCGCCGTCGGCGCCGCAGGCCGCCCGGGCCTCGGCCTCAAGGCCGCCGACGAGCAGACCGCGGTCAACTCCGCGCTCGCCGAGTGCGCCAAACGCGACAGCGACTGCCACGTCATCGCGATTGGCCCGTTCACGGTGGGACCGACGAATTAA